From the genome of Chelonia mydas isolate rCheMyd1 chromosome 2, rCheMyd1.pri.v2, whole genome shotgun sequence, one region includes:
- the MLH1 gene encoding DNA mismatch repair protein Mlh1 isoform X2, protein MKGYITNANYSVKKCMFLLFINHRLVESTALRKAIETVYAAYLPKSTHPFLYLSLEIAPQNVDVNVHPTKHEVHFLHEDSILECVQQHIESKLLGSNSSRMYFTQTLIPGAECSSTEVVKSVASSSFTAKGTGDKVYAHQMVRTDSRDQKLDAFLQPTNKPLSTGHTAVTLDDGTGLSDGRSRQQDTEMEDLNDFDTMVAAQGDSVMTPEGQKESGRLTPETVPTRKRQWTGSDVEMEEDDTRKGMTAACTPKRRIINLTSVLTLQEEISSQAHASLQEMLRDHSFVGCVSPQWALAQYQTKLYLLNTTQLSQELFYQILLYDFANFGVLRLSEPAPLYDLAMLALENTESGWTEEDGPKEGLAEYIVEFLKKKTEMLKDYFSFEIDEDGNLTGLPLLIDNYVPPLEGLPMFILRLATEVNWDEEKECFESLSKECAMFYSIRKQYIVEESDLTNQQSEELGSGSTSWKWTVEHVIYKAFRTHLLPPKHFTEDGNILQLANLPDLYKVFERC, encoded by the exons ATGAAAGGCTACATAACAAATGCAAATTATTCAGTGAAGAAATGCATGTTTTTACTCTTCATAAATC ATCGACTGGTGGAGTCAACTGCTTTGCGGAAAGCCATAGAAACTGTATATGCTGCTTATTTGCCGAAAAGTACACATCCATTCCTGTACTTAAG cCTGGAAATAGCCCCTCAGAATGTAGATGTGAATGTGCATCCTACAAAGCACGAAGTCCATTTTCTTCATGAAGACAGTATCCTAGAGTGTGTGCAGCAACATATAGAGAGCAAATTACTGGGCTCTAACTCTTCAAGGATGTACTTCACCCAG ACTTTGATCCCAGGAGCTGAATGCTCTTCCACTGAGGTTGTTAAATCAGTAGCAAGCTCCTCTTTCACAGCTAAAGGAACAGGTGATAAAGTCTATGCCCACCAGATGGTCCGCACCGATTCCCGAGACCAGAAGCTGGATGCTTTCCTTCAGCCTACAAACAAACCCTTGAGTACAGGGCATACAGCGGTGACCCTAGATGATGGTACAGGACTTTCTGATGGCAGATCCAGACAGCAGGATACGGAAATGGAAGATCTCAATGACTTTGATACAATGGTTGCTGCACAGGGGGATTCAGTGATGACACCAGAGGGGCAGAAGGAAAGTGGAAGGCTGACTCCTGAAACAGTCCCTACTAG AAAGAGACAGTGGACAGGCTCGGATGTGGAAATGGAGGAAGATGATACTAGAAAGGGAATGACTGCTGCCTGCACTCCTAAGAGAAGGATTATTAACCTAACCAGTGTGTTGACTCTGCAAGAGGAAATTAGTAGCCAAGCACATGCAA GTCTTCAGGAGATGCTACGTGATCACTCGTTTGTTGGTTGTGTTAGCCCACAGTGGGCCCTGGCACAATACCAGACAAAGCTGTATCTTCTCAATACCACCCAACTCAG CCAAGAACTCTTCTACCAGATTCTTCTTTATGACTTTGCAAACTTTGGAGTTCTGAGGTTGTCA GAGCCAGCTCCGCTGTATGATCTAGCTATGCTAGCCTTGGAGAACACTGAAAGTGGCTGGACAGAAGAAGATGGCCCAAAGGAAGGACTTGCTGAATACATTGTCGAGTTTctaaaaaagaagactgaaatgCTGAAAGACTATTTCTCTTTTGAAATTGATGAG GATGGAAACCTTACTGGATTACCCCTCCTGATAGACAACTATGTTCCACCATTGGAGGGACTACCTATGTTTATCCTTCGCTTAGCCACAGAG GTAAACTGGGATGAAGAAAAAGAATGTTTTGAAAGCCTCAGTAAAGAATGTGCCATGTTTTACTCCATTAGAAAGCAGTATATAGTGGAGGAATCTGACTTGACTAACCAGCAG AGTGAAGAGCTTGGATCTGGTTCAACATCTTGGAAATGGACTGTGGAACATGTTATTTACAAAGCTTTTAGGACCCACCTTTTGCCTCCTAAACACTTCACAGAAGATGGCAACATTTTGCAGCTAGCTAATCTGCCAGACCTGTATAAAGTTTTTGAGAGGTGTTGA
- the MLH1 gene encoding DNA mismatch repair protein Mlh1 isoform X1 translates to MALMAGVIRRLDEVVVNRIAAGEVIQRPANAIKEMLENCLDAKSTSIQVIVKEGGLKLIQIQDNGCGIRKEDLNIVCERFTTSKLQKFEDLASISTYGFRGEALASISHVAHVTVTTKTADAKCAYRASYCDGKLKAPPKPCAGNQGTQITVEDLFYNVTTRRKALKNPSEEYAKILEVVGRYAIHNSGISFSVKKQGDTVADVRTLSNATTVDNIRSIFGNAVSRELIEVGCEDGKLAFKMKGYITNANYSVKKCMFLLFINHRLVESTALRKAIETVYAAYLPKSTHPFLYLSLEIAPQNVDVNVHPTKHEVHFLHEDSILECVQQHIESKLLGSNSSRMYFTQTLIPGAECSSTEVVKSVASSSFTAKGTGDKVYAHQMVRTDSRDQKLDAFLQPTNKPLSTGHTAVTLDDGTGLSDGRSRQQDTEMEDLNDFDTMVAAQGDSVMTPEGQKESGRLTPETVPTRKRQWTGSDVEMEEDDTRKGMTAACTPKRRIINLTSVLTLQEEISSQAHASLQEMLRDHSFVGCVSPQWALAQYQTKLYLLNTTQLSQELFYQILLYDFANFGVLRLSEPAPLYDLAMLALENTESGWTEEDGPKEGLAEYIVEFLKKKTEMLKDYFSFEIDEDGNLTGLPLLIDNYVPPLEGLPMFILRLATEVNWDEEKECFESLSKECAMFYSIRKQYIVEESDLTNQQSEELGSGSTSWKWTVEHVIYKAFRTHLLPPKHFTEDGNILQLANLPDLYKVFERC, encoded by the exons ATGGCGCTGATGGCTGGCGTGATCCGGCGGCTGGATGAGGTCGTGGTGAACCGCATCGCGGCCGGCGAGGTCATCCAGAGGCCGGCCAACGCCATCAAGGAGATGCTGGAGAACTG TTTGGATGCCAAATCTACCAGCATCCAGGTGATTGTTAAGGAAGGAGGTCTGAAACTCATTCAGATCCAAGATAATGGGTGTGGAATCAGG AAAGAAGATTTGAATATTGTGTGTGAGAGATTCACTACAAGCAAATTGCAAAAATTTGAAGATCTGGCTAGTATTTCTACATACGGGTTTAGGGGAGAG gcATTGGCTAGCATAAGTCATGTTGCCCATGTTACTGTCACAACTAAAACTGCTGATGCAAAGTGTGCATACAG aGCTAGCTATTGTGATGGAAAACTGAAAGCGCCTCCCAAACCTTGTGCTGGAAACCAGGGGACTCAGATCAcg GTTGAGGATCTTTTTTACAATGTAACTACAAGGAGGAAAGCCTTAAAAAATCCAAGTGAAGAGTATGCAAAAATATTAGAAGTCGTTGGCAG GTATGCCATCCACAACTCAGGTATCAGTTTTTCAGTTAAAAAG caAGGTGATACGGTGGCAGATGTTAGAACCCTATCAAATGCCACAACAGTGGACAATATTAGGTCCATTTTTGGAAATGCTGTTAGCCG AGAACTGATAGAAGTGGGCTGTGAAGATGGAAAGCTGGCCTTTAAAATGAAAGGCTACATAACAAATGCAAATTATTCAGTGAAGAAATGCATGTTTTTACTCTTCATAAATC ATCGACTGGTGGAGTCAACTGCTTTGCGGAAAGCCATAGAAACTGTATATGCTGCTTATTTGCCGAAAAGTACACATCCATTCCTGTACTTAAG cCTGGAAATAGCCCCTCAGAATGTAGATGTGAATGTGCATCCTACAAAGCACGAAGTCCATTTTCTTCATGAAGACAGTATCCTAGAGTGTGTGCAGCAACATATAGAGAGCAAATTACTGGGCTCTAACTCTTCAAGGATGTACTTCACCCAG ACTTTGATCCCAGGAGCTGAATGCTCTTCCACTGAGGTTGTTAAATCAGTAGCAAGCTCCTCTTTCACAGCTAAAGGAACAGGTGATAAAGTCTATGCCCACCAGATGGTCCGCACCGATTCCCGAGACCAGAAGCTGGATGCTTTCCTTCAGCCTACAAACAAACCCTTGAGTACAGGGCATACAGCGGTGACCCTAGATGATGGTACAGGACTTTCTGATGGCAGATCCAGACAGCAGGATACGGAAATGGAAGATCTCAATGACTTTGATACAATGGTTGCTGCACAGGGGGATTCAGTGATGACACCAGAGGGGCAGAAGGAAAGTGGAAGGCTGACTCCTGAAACAGTCCCTACTAG AAAGAGACAGTGGACAGGCTCGGATGTGGAAATGGAGGAAGATGATACTAGAAAGGGAATGACTGCTGCCTGCACTCCTAAGAGAAGGATTATTAACCTAACCAGTGTGTTGACTCTGCAAGAGGAAATTAGTAGCCAAGCACATGCAA GTCTTCAGGAGATGCTACGTGATCACTCGTTTGTTGGTTGTGTTAGCCCACAGTGGGCCCTGGCACAATACCAGACAAAGCTGTATCTTCTCAATACCACCCAACTCAG CCAAGAACTCTTCTACCAGATTCTTCTTTATGACTTTGCAAACTTTGGAGTTCTGAGGTTGTCA GAGCCAGCTCCGCTGTATGATCTAGCTATGCTAGCCTTGGAGAACACTGAAAGTGGCTGGACAGAAGAAGATGGCCCAAAGGAAGGACTTGCTGAATACATTGTCGAGTTTctaaaaaagaagactgaaatgCTGAAAGACTATTTCTCTTTTGAAATTGATGAG GATGGAAACCTTACTGGATTACCCCTCCTGATAGACAACTATGTTCCACCATTGGAGGGACTACCTATGTTTATCCTTCGCTTAGCCACAGAG GTAAACTGGGATGAAGAAAAAGAATGTTTTGAAAGCCTCAGTAAAGAATGTGCCATGTTTTACTCCATTAGAAAGCAGTATATAGTGGAGGAATCTGACTTGACTAACCAGCAG AGTGAAGAGCTTGGATCTGGTTCAACATCTTGGAAATGGACTGTGGAACATGTTATTTACAAAGCTTTTAGGACCCACCTTTTGCCTCCTAAACACTTCACAGAAGATGGCAACATTTTGCAGCTAGCTAATCTGCCAGACCTGTATAAAGTTTTTGAGAGGTGTTGA